A stretch of the uncultured Trichococcus sp. genome encodes the following:
- a CDS encoding methylglyoxal synthase codes for MKVALIAHDRKKDLMIQLCTAYKAILQEHELFATGTTGTRIMEATGLDVHRFKSGPLGGDQQIGAMISQNEMDVVIFLRDPLAAMPHEPDVTALIRLSDVYEIPLATNIGTAEVLLRGLDAGFVDWREFYNAEGTIQF; via the coding sequence ATGAAAGTAGCATTAATTGCGCATGACCGTAAAAAAGATTTGATGATCCAGTTATGTACCGCCTATAAAGCAATTCTGCAAGAACACGAATTGTTCGCGACAGGAACGACCGGAACCCGCATCATGGAAGCGACCGGTCTGGATGTTCACCGCTTCAAGTCAGGCCCACTCGGCGGGGATCAGCAGATCGGAGCCATGATTTCGCAAAACGAGATGGATGTGGTCATCTTCCTAAGGGATCCGTTGGCTGCTATGCCGCATGAACCGGATGTAACCGCTTTGATTCGTTTGAGCGATGTCTATGAAATCCCGTTGGCCACCAATATCGGCACAGCAGAAGTGCTTCTCCGCGGGCTGGATGCCGGTTTCGTCGATTGGCGCGAATTCTACAATGCGGAAGGCACGATTCAGTTCTGA
- a CDS encoding MetQ/NlpA family ABC transporter substrate-binding protein, whose product MKKSKLFSGLVLTASLFLAACGNGGTTADSSAAESSSTAEPTTVKIGLVSESAVEIWEAVAERLEDENIDLEIVKFTDYNQPNIALDNGELDLNAFQHVAFLENYNANNDADLTPIGFTFVSPLGIYSDKYADYSEIQDGDTIAIPNDVTNGGRALLLLQAIDLITLDNATGTSPTVGDIIENPKNLNIEELDAAQLPRSLEDAGAAVINTNFAVDAGLVPTEDALYLDTDNIQEVLDIYKNVVAARAEDVDNEVYKKIVAAYQTEETKALIAETTADTDIPAWD is encoded by the coding sequence ATGAAAAAGAGTAAATTATTCAGTGGCCTAGTCCTTACAGCTTCATTATTCCTGGCAGCATGCGGAAACGGCGGAACAACCGCTGATTCATCCGCTGCGGAGTCAAGCTCTACAGCAGAGCCAACTACAGTCAAAATCGGCCTGGTCAGCGAATCCGCTGTCGAAATCTGGGAAGCTGTCGCAGAACGCCTGGAAGACGAAAACATCGATCTTGAAATCGTCAAATTCACTGACTACAACCAACCGAACATCGCGTTGGATAACGGCGAACTCGACTTGAACGCCTTCCAGCACGTAGCCTTCCTGGAAAACTACAACGCAAACAACGATGCAGACTTGACGCCAATCGGATTCACTTTTGTTTCTCCATTGGGGATCTACTCTGACAAATATGCAGATTACAGCGAAATCCAAGACGGCGACACGATCGCTATCCCGAATGACGTAACCAATGGCGGACGTGCTTTGTTGCTGCTGCAAGCCATCGACTTGATCACTTTGGACAACGCAACAGGAACATCCCCAACTGTAGGTGACATCATCGAAAATCCTAAGAACCTGAACATCGAAGAATTGGATGCCGCTCAATTGCCGCGTTCGCTTGAAGATGCAGGCGCTGCAGTCATCAACACCAACTTCGCAGTCGATGCCGGACTTGTACCAACTGAAGATGCCCTTTACTTGGATACAGACAACATCCAAGAAGTCTTGGACATCTACAAAAACGTCGTGGCTGCCCGTGCAGAAGACGTCGACAATGAAGTCTACAAAAAAATTGTAGCAGCCTATCAAACAGAAGAAACAAAAGCTTTGATTGCAGAAACAACTGCCGACACAGATATCCCTGCTTGGGACTAA
- a CDS encoding ATP-binding cassette domain-containing protein, which translates to MISLQDISVTFKTDKNKAVHAVQHVSLEVDKGDVYGIVGYSGAGKSTLVRTINLLQRPTEGKVIVSGKDMMALNDKDLRESRKKIGMIFQHFNLMRSRTIYDNVAFPLKNSSLSKQEIHDKVTELLSLVGLSEKAKAYPSQLSGGQKQRVAIARALANDPEVLLCDEATSALDPKTTSSILTLLKELNKRLNLTIVIITHEMQVVKEICNKVAVMENGGVIEYGSILDIFTKPQNQLTKDFIDTATHVEHGIETVITHPTILNLNEHDVLTKLSFVGGSTGEPLIAKLANTFNVQGNILFGNVEILQDTPVGTLLLVLSGTPEAIAEAVRYLQDNGVTVEIITEEIIAEKKNKGGDEE; encoded by the coding sequence ATGATCAGTCTACAAGATATCTCAGTGACTTTTAAAACTGACAAAAACAAAGCCGTCCATGCCGTGCAGCATGTCTCGCTGGAAGTCGATAAAGGCGACGTCTACGGCATCGTCGGATACAGTGGCGCCGGCAAAAGTACCTTAGTAAGGACCATCAATCTTCTGCAGCGCCCGACTGAAGGAAAAGTCATCGTGAGCGGCAAGGACATGATGGCATTGAACGACAAGGATCTGCGCGAGTCCCGCAAAAAAATCGGGATGATTTTCCAGCATTTCAACCTGATGCGCTCCCGCACCATTTACGACAACGTCGCGTTTCCCTTGAAGAATTCTTCCTTGAGCAAACAGGAAATCCACGACAAGGTAACGGAACTTCTTTCATTAGTAGGGTTGTCCGAAAAAGCCAAGGCTTACCCTTCCCAATTGTCAGGCGGGCAAAAGCAGCGCGTGGCTATCGCCCGCGCTTTGGCGAATGATCCGGAAGTGCTGCTTTGCGACGAAGCGACCAGTGCTTTGGATCCGAAAACGACTTCTTCGATACTGACTTTATTGAAAGAACTGAACAAGAGATTGAACCTGACGATCGTCATCATCACCCATGAGATGCAGGTCGTGAAGGAAATCTGCAACAAAGTGGCTGTGATGGAAAACGGCGGTGTGATTGAATACGGTTCGATCCTTGACATCTTCACAAAGCCGCAGAACCAATTGACGAAAGACTTCATCGATACGGCAACCCATGTCGAACACGGCATCGAAACGGTCATCACTCACCCGACGATCCTCAACCTGAACGAACATGATGTGCTGACAAAGCTCTCATTCGTGGGAGGTTCCACAGGCGAGCCGCTCATCGCAAAACTGGCTAATACATTCAATGTCCAAGGCAATATCCTCTTCGGAAACGTAGAAATCCTCCAGGACACACCAGTCGGCACTTTGCTGCTCGTCCTGAGCGGGACACCGGAAGCGATCGCGGAAGCCGTCCGCTACTTGCAGGATAATGGCGTAACGGTGGAAATCATCACCGAAGAAATCATCGCCGAAAAGAAAAATAAAGGAGGAGACGAAGAATGA
- a CDS encoding 2-hydroxymuconate tautomerase, translated as MQMPYVHIELLEGRTDEQKQGLMRDVVDAVVKNANVSPESVHVILNEISKQHLTKNGEFIGEKA; from the coding sequence ATGCAGATGCCATACGTTCACATCGAATTGTTGGAAGGCAGAACCGACGAGCAGAAACAAGGCTTGATGCGCGATGTCGTGGATGCCGTCGTAAAAAACGCTAATGTATCGCCAGAGAGTGTACACGTGATCCTGAATGAGATCTCGAAACAACATTTGACCAAAAACGGCGAATTCATAGGCGAAAAAGCTTAA
- a CDS encoding MetQ/NlpA family ABC transporter substrate-binding protein has translation MKKKNVLFSGVAALTLFLAACGSSDSNTDSAADTAASEAEAVKIGVVSEVEVEVWEDVASRLEAKGIELEIVQFTDYVQPNVALENGDIDLNAFQHVAYLEDFNANNESDLTPIGFTYVSPLGLYSEKVTDYADIAEGARISIPNDVTNGGRALLLLQAIGLIKLDEAKGTTPTVNDITDNPKNISFEELDAAQVARSLPDVDAAIINTNYATDSGLNPKEDALFLDTDKIASVADVYKNIVAARAEDVDNETYKQVVAEYQTSETAALLDDVTAGNDVPAWEQ, from the coding sequence ATGAAAAAGAAAAACGTATTATTCTCAGGTGTTGCAGCACTTACTTTATTTTTAGCAGCTTGCGGAAGCAGCGACTCGAACACGGACTCAGCCGCGGATACGGCCGCTTCAGAAGCTGAAGCAGTGAAAATCGGCGTAGTCAGCGAAGTTGAAGTCGAAGTCTGGGAAGATGTTGCCAGCCGCTTGGAAGCCAAAGGAATCGAATTGGAAATCGTCCAATTCACCGACTACGTACAGCCTAACGTCGCATTGGAAAATGGTGACATCGACCTGAATGCTTTCCAGCACGTGGCTTATCTTGAAGACTTCAATGCCAACAACGAATCGGATCTGACTCCGATCGGCTTCACTTATGTTTCTCCACTTGGTCTGTACTCCGAAAAAGTGACCGACTATGCCGACATCGCCGAGGGTGCCAGAATCTCCATCCCTAACGATGTGACCAACGGCGGACGCGCCCTGTTGCTGTTGCAAGCAATCGGCCTGATCAAATTGGACGAAGCCAAAGGAACGACCCCTACAGTCAATGACATCACCGACAATCCTAAGAACATCAGCTTTGAAGAATTGGATGCTGCACAAGTCGCACGCTCCCTTCCGGATGTGGACGCTGCAATCATCAACACCAACTATGCTACCGATTCCGGTCTGAACCCTAAAGAAGATGCACTTTTCTTGGATACCGACAAAATCGCAAGCGTTGCGGATGTCTACAAGAACATCGTAGCGGCACGCGCTGAAGACGTCGACAATGAAACCTACAAACAAGTCGTTGCGGAATACCAAACATCCGAAACGGCAGCTCTTCTGGACGATGTCACAGCAGGCAATGACGTACCCGCTTGGGAACAGTAA
- a CDS encoding 6-phospho-beta-glucosidase produces MALDKDFLWGGALAAHQFEGGVLNTSKGLSVADVMTAGAHGVPRVITDGVVEGNYYPNHVGIDFYGRYKEDIALFAEMGFKCFRTSIAWSRIFPNGDESEPNEEGLQFYDDVFDELLKYGIEPVITLSHFEMPYHLAKEYGGFMNRKTIDFFVNFAEVCFKRYKDKVKYWMTFNEINNQMNYKNDIFGWTNSGAHFGDYPNPEEAMYQCGHYELVASALAVKIGKEINPDFQIGNMIAMVPIYPYSCRPADMVLSNQMMHDRWFFCDVQCRGHYPAYALKMFERKGFNLDITEADKKALAEGTVDYIGFSYYMSNTVDSTVNKDVSKSLDGSSAHSVKNPFIEESDWGWAIDPEGLRYTLNQFYERYEKPLFIVENGFGAIDVKEEDGSCHDPYRIDYLRSHIEEMKKAVEEDGVDLMGYTPWGCIDCVSFTTGEMKKRYGFIYVDRDNEGNGTLERSKKDSFDWYKQVIASNGEELV; encoded by the coding sequence ATGGCATTGGATAAAGATTTTTTGTGGGGCGGCGCATTGGCGGCGCATCAGTTTGAAGGAGGGGTTCTGAACACTTCCAAAGGCTTAAGTGTGGCGGACGTCATGACAGCCGGAGCGCACGGGGTTCCACGCGTCATCACGGACGGTGTGGTCGAAGGCAATTATTACCCGAACCACGTCGGCATCGACTTTTATGGACGTTATAAAGAAGATATTGCCTTGTTTGCGGAAATGGGCTTCAAATGCTTCCGTACCTCGATCGCTTGGTCGCGTATCTTCCCGAACGGCGATGAATCCGAGCCGAACGAAGAAGGCCTGCAGTTCTATGATGATGTTTTCGATGAATTGTTGAAATACGGAATCGAACCGGTCATCACGCTTTCCCACTTCGAGATGCCTTATCATTTGGCCAAAGAATACGGCGGCTTCATGAACCGCAAGACTATCGATTTCTTCGTCAACTTCGCGGAAGTCTGCTTCAAGCGCTACAAGGATAAAGTAAAATATTGGATGACTTTCAATGAAATCAATAACCAAATGAACTACAAGAACGACATCTTCGGCTGGACCAACTCAGGTGCGCACTTTGGCGATTATCCGAATCCGGAAGAAGCGATGTACCAATGTGGGCACTATGAATTGGTCGCCAGCGCTTTGGCCGTCAAAATCGGCAAAGAGATCAACCCGGATTTCCAGATCGGGAACATGATCGCGATGGTGCCGATCTATCCGTATTCCTGCCGTCCGGCTGACATGGTGTTGTCGAACCAGATGATGCACGACCGTTGGTTCTTCTGTGATGTGCAATGCCGTGGCCACTATCCGGCTTACGCCTTGAAGATGTTCGAACGCAAAGGTTTCAATCTGGACATCACCGAAGCAGACAAAAAAGCTTTGGCGGAAGGCACAGTGGATTATATCGGCTTCTCGTACTACATGAGCAACACTGTCGATTCGACCGTCAATAAGGATGTATCGAAATCTCTGGACGGTTCCAGCGCACATTCTGTGAAAAATCCATTCATCGAAGAGTCCGACTGGGGCTGGGCGATCGATCCGGAAGGCTTGCGCTACACCTTGAATCAGTTCTATGAACGCTATGAAAAACCATTGTTCATCGTCGAAAACGGCTTTGGCGCAATCGATGTCAAGGAAGAGGATGGCAGCTGCCATGACCCTTACCGCATCGACTACCTGAGATCGCATATCGAAGAAATGAAAAAAGCTGTCGAAGAGGATGGCGTCGATCTGATGGGCTACACACCTTGGGGCTGCATCGACTGCGTCTCGTTCACGACCGGCGAAATGAAGAAGCGCTACGGCTTCATCTATGTCGACCGCGACAACGAAGGCAACGGAACACTGGAAAGAAGCAAAAAAGATTCCTTCGACTGGTACAAGCAGGTTATCGCTTCCAATGGGGAAGAGTTGGTTTAA
- a CDS encoding amidohydrolase, producing MTTNQQQIHEEVTAIYDYIIALRRHFHRHPEPSLKEFETIQRIKEEVEEIGVPYTNVGKTGILATLEGGKGAGKTILLRADIDALPLPDETGKPYASVNPGFNHACGHDGHTASLLGALKILKEHQNEFAGTIQFAFQPAEEIGAGARQFVRGGYIDGIDHVFGIHLQSGTQVGKIIATPGPSNASCDIFKIKVSGKSGHVSRPDLGRDALVSAAAIVTELQTIVAREVSPTDEVVVGIGVLRAGTNYNIIANEAEIEGTVRTFSHEVRDQVLAAVERIARNVSDAHRTTIEFSNYDAAAPLINDIQAANHAIRVASDIVGIDNVITDSPKSMGADDFADYLAVAPGVYCFIGTQSSEETAYGHHHEKFDIDEKGLAIATELHISYALSYLKKPF from the coding sequence ATGACCACCAACCAACAACAGATCCACGAAGAAGTTACCGCTATTTACGACTACATCATCGCCCTGCGCCGCCATTTCCACCGTCATCCGGAGCCGAGCCTGAAGGAATTCGAAACGATCCAACGCATCAAGGAAGAGGTCGAAGAAATCGGCGTGCCTTACACCAATGTCGGCAAGACCGGCATCTTGGCCACCTTGGAGGGCGGAAAAGGAGCAGGCAAGACCATTCTGCTGCGCGCCGATATCGATGCGCTGCCGCTGCCGGATGAAACCGGCAAACCCTACGCTTCCGTCAATCCCGGTTTCAACCACGCCTGCGGGCACGACGGGCATACCGCTTCCCTGTTGGGCGCACTGAAAATACTGAAGGAGCATCAGAATGAATTTGCCGGGACGATCCAGTTCGCCTTCCAACCTGCGGAAGAAATCGGTGCCGGAGCGCGCCAATTCGTGCGCGGCGGCTATATCGACGGCATCGACCATGTCTTCGGCATCCATCTCCAATCAGGAACGCAAGTGGGCAAAATCATCGCGACACCGGGCCCTTCCAACGCGTCATGCGACATCTTCAAGATCAAAGTTTCCGGCAAGAGCGGACATGTCTCGCGTCCGGACTTGGGTCGCGATGCCTTGGTCAGCGCAGCCGCAATCGTCACCGAACTCCAGACCATCGTCGCGCGGGAAGTCAGCCCCACCGATGAAGTCGTCGTCGGCATCGGGGTGTTGCGTGCCGGAACGAACTACAACATCATCGCCAACGAAGCCGAAATTGAAGGGACCGTGCGTACCTTCAGTCATGAAGTGCGCGACCAGGTATTGGCGGCTGTGGAAAGAATTGCCCGGAATGTTTCGGATGCACACCGCACAACCATCGAATTCTCCAACTACGATGCCGCGGCACCGCTGATCAATGATATCCAGGCAGCCAACCATGCCATCCGGGTCGCCTCGGACATCGTCGGCATCGACAACGTCATCACCGATAGCCCGAAAAGCATGGGCGCTGATGACTTTGCGGATTACTTGGCGGTCGCGCCTGGAGTCTACTGCTTCATCGGCACGCAAAGCAGCGAAGAAACAGCCTACGGACATCATCACGAAAAATTCGACATCGACGAAAAAGGCTTGGCCATTGCGACGGAACTGCATATTTCTTATGCACTGTCCTACTTGAAAAAGCCTTTCTGA
- a CDS encoding aminotransferase class I/II-fold pyridoxal phosphate-dependent enzyme has translation MALTTNELFSRIKPSQIREFDELFRSVEGCIPMTIGEPDFDMPENVKRAAIKAIEDNASHYAHTSGEIGVRKAVSEFLEKQYNLHYDPETEIVMTVGATEGLFAAAFGLLNPGDQVIIPSPYFPLYSYAVELNRGECILVDTSETGFLMTPELLHKTMAENKNVKALFLNYPSNPTGATYTKDELIALADAIKQYDIFVLSDEIYSEITYGEKHTSIATLLRDRTILFQGASKAFAMTGWRVGVLAADAKWMKTLFLAHQQLVTTGVTVSNRAAEEAFRNSAPDVEKMRSEYEKRRNILVPALQEVGFEVPALKGAFYAFAKIPAKFGTDDKAFCREIGMNAKVGMLPGSIFGPGGEGYVRMSYALSTEMVAEAAERLKAYIASK, from the coding sequence ATGGCTTTGACAACGAATGAACTATTTTCCCGCATCAAACCTTCGCAGATCCGCGAATTTGATGAATTATTCCGCAGCGTGGAAGGCTGCATTCCGATGACGATCGGCGAACCGGATTTTGATATGCCCGAAAACGTCAAGCGAGCCGCCATCAAGGCGATCGAGGACAACGCCTCCCATTATGCCCACACTTCCGGCGAAATCGGTGTCCGCAAAGCCGTCAGTGAATTCTTGGAAAAGCAATACAATCTGCACTATGATCCCGAAACGGAGATCGTGATGACGGTGGGTGCCACTGAAGGGCTCTTCGCCGCGGCTTTCGGCCTGTTGAACCCGGGCGATCAGGTCATCATCCCGTCGCCGTACTTTCCATTATATAGCTATGCGGTGGAACTGAACCGCGGAGAATGCATTCTTGTCGATACTTCCGAAACCGGCTTTTTGATGACGCCGGAGCTGCTGCATAAGACGATGGCCGAAAACAAAAATGTCAAAGCGCTCTTTTTGAACTACCCGAGCAATCCGACAGGCGCCACCTATACAAAAGATGAACTGATCGCTTTGGCCGATGCGATCAAGCAGTACGACATCTTTGTGCTGAGCGATGAAATCTACAGCGAGATCACTTACGGGGAAAAGCATACGTCGATCGCGACTTTGCTGCGCGACCGCACGATTTTGTTCCAAGGGGCTTCGAAAGCCTTTGCGATGACGGGCTGGCGTGTCGGCGTGCTCGCAGCGGATGCGAAATGGATGAAGACCCTGTTCTTGGCCCATCAGCAATTGGTGACGACCGGCGTAACGGTTTCCAACCGTGCGGCCGAGGAGGCATTCCGCAACAGCGCACCGGATGTCGAAAAGATGCGTTCCGAATATGAAAAGAGAAGAAACATCCTCGTTCCCGCTTTACAGGAGGTCGGCTTTGAGGTTCCCGCACTGAAAGGGGCCTTCTATGCTTTTGCGAAGATTCCGGCGAAGTTCGGTACGGATGATAAGGCCTTCTGCCGCGAAATCGGCATGAACGCCAAAGTGGGCATGCTGCCGGGATCGATCTTCGGACCCGGCGGAGAGGGCTATGTCCGCATGAGCTACGCACTGAGCACGGAGATGGTCGCCGAGGCGGCTGAACGCCTGAAGGCCTACATCGCCTCCAAATAG
- a CDS encoding SemiSWEET transporter → MIGIIAAFLTTLSFIPQAWQVIKTKDTSGISLGMYAMFVAGVFLWMIHGINIRDVAIIAANGITFVLASIILAYKIKYK, encoded by the coding sequence ATGATAGGCATCATAGCAGCATTTTTAACAACGCTATCGTTCATCCCGCAAGCATGGCAGGTTATCAAAACAAAGGATACATCCGGTATTTCACTGGGCATGTACGCCATGTTTGTGGCTGGGGTTTTTCTATGGATGATCCACGGAATCAATATCCGGGATGTCGCCATCATTGCAGCGAACGGCATCACCTTTGTACTGGCATCAATCATCTTGGCTTATAAAATCAAATATAAATAA
- a CDS encoding MurR/RpiR family transcriptional regulator, with the protein MLIRERLENFDFSNSEQKIVAYILEKKAAIKEMTTKEIAEATYTSPSTLVRIAHKMNFSGWSDLKEAFLKEEEYLQKHFSEINANLPFQRNDTILSIASKIAALEKESIDDTLSLITHDDLQQAVQIIRKSSYISLFAVSNNLLITQEFQHNMSRIKKRVDICLLQGETIFKAHLADPSSCAIIVSYSGETSILNETIQYLKANKIPIIAITNIGDNTTARLADCVLRICTREKLYSKIATFSTDSAIVYLLDVLYSCIFALDYDANLQLRISTSKMIEAGRSSTVAIIKEEDPGSD; encoded by the coding sequence ATGCTTATCAGAGAACGGCTGGAGAATTTTGATTTCTCGAACAGCGAACAAAAGATAGTAGCCTATATATTGGAGAAAAAAGCAGCCATCAAGGAAATGACCACCAAGGAGATTGCCGAAGCGACATACACTTCTCCTTCCACATTGGTAAGGATTGCCCATAAAATGAACTTCAGCGGATGGAGCGATTTGAAGGAAGCCTTCTTGAAGGAAGAAGAATATCTGCAGAAGCACTTCAGTGAAATAAACGCTAATCTGCCTTTTCAACGTAATGATACCATCCTATCGATTGCAAGTAAAATTGCTGCTCTGGAAAAGGAATCCATCGATGATACCTTGTCGCTGATCACCCATGACGACCTGCAGCAGGCCGTCCAGATTATCCGGAAGTCTTCCTATATCAGCCTTTTTGCCGTCAGCAACAACCTGTTGATCACACAGGAATTCCAGCACAATATGTCGCGGATCAAAAAGCGGGTGGACATCTGCTTGCTGCAGGGTGAAACAATCTTCAAGGCGCACCTGGCGGATCCTTCCTCTTGCGCAATCATCGTCTCCTATTCCGGGGAAACTTCAATATTGAACGAAACGATCCAATATTTGAAAGCGAACAAAATCCCCATCATCGCCATCACCAACATCGGTGACAACACGACCGCCCGGCTTGCGGATTGCGTGCTCCGGATCTGCACAAGGGAGAAGCTCTATTCAAAAATCGCCACTTTCTCCACCGACAGCGCCATCGTTTACCTGCTGGACGTGCTCTATTCCTGCATCTTCGCGCTCGATTACGACGCCAACCTGCAGCTGCGGATCAGCACTTCCAAGATGATCGAAGCCGGCCGATCCTCAACGGTTGCTATCATCAAGGAAGAAGATCCCGGTTCTGATTAA
- a CDS encoding helix-turn-helix transcriptional regulator, translated as MDNHSAGFGKTLLRIRKNKQYSQQYMAENKIHQSTYSKMERDLIEPTLGNYRHLLSRLDMSDEELQYIMNDYNHSEKEQLLTAFMNLSFNDVPLLQEIREKALKYLDVHTDYIITDIIHLTDALIILAITGDIADARKEVQPVWKRLEKLDGWYLVELRMINAMLFLFPIDEAILISGTALAQIQKYVNHPFAGKIAVSLRHNLCLLLLKNGRYAETIMRIDELIPAAKEAGSYRHLSVCYLRKGLALAKTGNPEGRLLIDQAFRLIEAADDQDFKANLENEYNLLKEQSNS; from the coding sequence ATGGACAATCATTCTGCGGGGTTCGGCAAGACCCTCCTAAGGATAAGAAAAAACAAACAGTATTCCCAACAATACATGGCCGAAAATAAGATCCATCAATCTACCTATTCCAAGATGGAAAGGGATCTGATCGAGCCGACGCTGGGCAACTATCGGCATCTTTTGAGCAGGCTGGACATGTCCGATGAAGAGCTCCAGTACATCATGAACGATTACAATCATTCCGAAAAGGAACAACTGCTGACGGCTTTCATGAATCTGTCCTTCAACGATGTCCCTCTCTTGCAAGAAATTCGGGAGAAAGCCCTGAAGTATCTGGACGTGCATACTGATTACATCATCACCGACATCATCCATCTGACGGATGCGCTGATCATTCTGGCAATAACCGGAGACATTGCAGACGCCCGCAAAGAAGTTCAGCCTGTATGGAAAAGGCTCGAGAAGCTTGATGGCTGGTATCTGGTGGAATTAAGGATGATCAACGCAATGCTGTTCCTGTTCCCTATCGACGAAGCCATCCTGATTTCCGGGACCGCATTGGCTCAGATTCAAAAATACGTCAATCATCCCTTCGCAGGCAAAATCGCCGTCTCGTTGCGCCACAACTTGTGCTTATTGCTGTTGAAGAATGGGCGTTACGCAGAGACGATCATGCGCATCGATGAACTGATCCCGGCGGCAAAGGAAGCTGGCTCCTACCGGCACTTGTCCGTCTGCTACCTCAGAAAAGGCCTTGCCTTAGCGAAGACGGGAAATCCCGAAGGCCGACTGCTGATTGACCAAGCATTCCGCTTAATCGAAGCAGCGGATGATCAGGATTTCAAAGCCAACCTCGAAAATGAATATAACCTCCTGAAAGAGCAATCAAACAGTTGA
- a CDS encoding methionine ABC transporter permease, giving the protein MNTFITTFLPNVSEIWDEVLLSTWETLYMTLVAGLIAGVLGVILGVILVVTEDGGILESKHLYNVLDKLVNIFRSLPFIILMALIVPFTRFVVGTSIGTTASIVPLVVATVPFYARQIQNALVEVDAGVIEAAQSMGASPWEIIFRVYLKEGLAGIIRVSSVTIINLIGLTAMAGAIGGGGLGNLAITRGYNRFQNDVTLVATIIILIIVFISQAIGNALVKKVSH; this is encoded by the coding sequence ATGAACACATTCATCACAACATTTCTCCCTAACGTCTCTGAAATCTGGGATGAAGTGCTTCTGAGCACATGGGAGACCTTATACATGACGCTCGTGGCCGGTCTGATCGCAGGTGTGCTGGGAGTCATCCTTGGCGTCATTCTGGTTGTCACCGAAGACGGGGGCATCTTGGAGAGCAAACACCTGTACAACGTGCTGGACAAGCTCGTCAATATCTTCCGCTCACTGCCCTTCATCATCCTGATGGCGCTGATCGTACCATTCACACGTTTCGTGGTCGGTACCTCGATCGGAACGACCGCATCGATCGTACCGCTGGTTGTAGCGACAGTTCCTTTCTATGCCCGTCAAATCCAAAATGCACTGGTGGAAGTCGATGCCGGTGTCATCGAGGCGGCCCAGTCAATGGGTGCCAGCCCTTGGGAAATCATCTTCCGAGTCTACCTGAAGGAAGGCTTGGCCGGCATCATCCGCGTATCATCCGTAACGATCATCAACCTGATCGGTTTGACGGCAATGGCTGGAGCCATCGGCGGAGGCGGCTTGGGTAACCTGGCCATCACCCGCGGATACAACCGATTCCAGAACGACGTGACCTTGGTCGCAACCATCATCATCCTTATCATCGTATTCATCAGCCAAGCCATCGGAAATGCCTTGGTGAAGAAAGTCAGTCATTAA